In Monomorium pharaonis isolate MP-MQ-018 chromosome 3, ASM1337386v2, whole genome shotgun sequence, a genomic segment contains:
- the LOC105840079 gene encoding spectrin alpha chain, protein MDQITPKEVKILENPEDIQERREQVLGRYSNFKAEARNKRDKLEDSRRFQYFKRDADELEGWIYEKLQAASDESYKDPTNLQAKIQKHQAFEAEVAAHSNAIVLLDNTGSEMIAQHHFASDIIRKRLEELHRLWELLLSRLADKGLKLQQALVLVQFIRHCDEVMFWIHDKEAFVTTDEFGHDLEHVEVLQRKFDEFQKDMASQEYRVTEVNELADKLLLDGHPERDTILRRKEELNESWQRLKQLATLRQEKLFGAHEIQRFNRDADETMAWIAEKDVVLSSDDFGRDLASVQTLQRKHEGIERDLAALEDKVYTLGAEADRLAAIHEADHSKQIQAKRAEILQSWESLTAKAKERRLKLDESYYLHRFLADYRDLVSWMNDMRAIISADELAKDVAGAEALVDRHQEHKGEIDARADSFDATTLAGNKLLEKKHYASEEVARKLNSLADDKSSLLSLWEKRRILYEQCVDLQLFYRDTEQADAWMAKQEAFLANEDLGDSLDSVEALIKKHEDFDKSLAAQEEKIKVLDDFAGKLIEGEHYAADDVAQRRQLLLERRAILLEKSAQRRRRLEDAYKLQQFERDCDETKGWVNEKLKFATDDSYLDPTNLNGKVQKHQNFEQELNANRTRMEEMVATGQELIESDHYAGDRIRTRSDEIATLWESLTRATEKKGAKLQEASQQQQFNRTVEDIELWLSEVEGQLMSEDYGKDLTSVQNLQKKHALLEADVGSHADRIDGITQAADQFVKSGHFDADNIKAKQDQLQARYAALQRPMSMRKQRLLDSLQVQQLFRDIEDEEAWIREKEPVAASTNRGRDLIGVQNLQKKHQAVLAEINNHEPRVAAVCQAGSSMLQEGHFAAEEINQRLAALDEHWGQLKDKARQRKNDLDDSLQAHQYFADANEAESWMKEKRPIVMNGDYGKDEDSSEALLKKHEALVSDLEAFASTIAALRDQAAACRQQETPTIDITGKECVVALYDYTEKSPREVSMKKGDTLTLLNSNNKDWWKVEVNDRQGFVPAAYVKRVEPEASLSASQQNLAREQSSIAARQAQIQAQYDDLLRLARERQNKLNETAKAYVLVREAAELATWIKDKENHAQVQDVGEDLEQVEVMQKKFDDFQADLKANEVRLAEMNEIAVQLMSLGQTEAALKIQTQIQDLNEKWTSLQTLTAERANQLGSAHEVQRFHRDVDETKDWIREKDAALNNDDLGKDLRSVQALQRKHEGLERDLAALGDKIKQLDETANRLMQSHPETAEQTYAKQKEINEEWTQLTAKANSRKEKLLDSYDLQRFLSDYRDLMAWINSMMGLVASEELASDVTGAEALLERHQEHRMEIDARAGTFQAFELFGQQLLQSSHYASVEILEKIESMIEARQELEKAWVQRRMQLDQNLELQLFCRDCEQAENWMSAREAFLSSADAVDSSDNVEALIKKHEDFDKAINAHEEKIATLQTLADQLIAAEHYAAKPIDERRCQVLDRWRHLKDALIEKRSKLGESQTLQQFSRDADEMENWIAEKLQLATEENYKDPANIQSKHQKHQAFEAELAANADRIQSVLAMGGNLIEKHQCAGSEDAVQKRLASIADQWEYLTQKTTEKSMKLKEANKQRTYIAAVKDLDFWLGEVESLLTSEDAGKDLASVQNLMKKHQLVEADIQAHEERIKDMNAQADSLIESGQFDAAGIQEKRQSINERYERIRNLAAHRQARLNEANTLHQFFRDIADEESWIKEKKLLVGSDDYGRDLTGVQNLKKKHKRLEAELGSHEPAIQAVQEAGEKLMDVSNLGVPEIEQRLKLLNQAWAELKQLAATRGQKLDESLTYQQFLAKVEEEEAWITEKQQLLSVEDYGDTMAAVQGLLKKHDAFETDFAAHGERCKDICEAGETLIKAGNHRADAISQRCAQLRNKLEQLGALAARRKIRLNDNSAYLQFMWKADVVESWIADKETHVRSEEFGRDLSTVQTLLTKQETFDAGLHAFEHEGIQNITSLKEQLVDSGHDQTPSIQKRHADVIARWQKLLADSDSRKQRLLRMQDQFRQIEELYLTFAKKASAFNSWFENAEEDLTDPVRCNSIEEIRALREAHAQFQASLSSAEADFQALAALDRQIKSFNVGPNPYTWFTMEALEDTWRNLQKIIKERDVELAKEAQRQEENDKLRKEFAKHANAFHQWLAETRTSMMEGSGSLEQQLEATKRKTQEVRARRQDLKKIEDLGAILEEHLILDNRYTEHSTVGLAQQWDQLDQLGMRMQHNLEQQIQARNQSGVSEDALKEFSMMFKHFDKDKSGRLNHQEFKSCLRALGYDLPMMEEGQPDPEFENILDIVDPNRDGYVSLQEYMAFMISKETENVQSSEEIENAFRAITAADRPYVTKEELYANLTKEMADYCVARMKPYVDPKSERPITAALDYIEFTRTLFQN, encoded by the exons ATGGACCAAATCACACCCAAAGAGGTGAAGATTCTTGAGAATCCAGAGGATATCCAGGAGAGACGAGAACAAGTATTGGGACGTTACTCTAACTTCAAGGCGGAAGCGCGCAACAAGCGAGACAAGCTCGAGGACTCCCGTCGCTTTCAG TACTTTAAGCGAGATGCGGACGAACTCGAAGGATGGATCTATGAGAAGCTGCAAGCAGCTTCTGACGAGAGTTACAAGGACCCAACCAATCTGCAAGCGAAGATTCAAAAGCACCAGGCCTTTGAGGCAGAAGTTGCCGCTCATTCAAATGCCATTGTGCTGCTCGATAACACTGGCTCCGAGATGATAGCACAACATCATTTTGCTAGCGATATAATTCGCAAGAGGCTAG agGAGCTACATCGCTTGTGGGAGTTACTGCTGTCTCGATTGGCTGACAAGGGTTTGAAGCTGCAGCAGGCTTTAGTTCTCGTACAGTTTATTCGTCACTGCGATGAAGTAATGTTTTGGATTCACGATAAGGAGGCATTTGTAACAACTGATGAGTTTGGACACGACTTGGAGCATGTGGAAGTgcttcaaagaaaatttgacgAATTCCAGAAGGATATGGCGAGTCAAGAGTACAGAGTGACAGAGGTGAACGAACTAGCGGACAAGTTGTTGTTAGATGGACATCCCGAACGTGACACTATTCTACGCAGGAAGGAAGAGCTCAACGAATCTTGGCAAAGACTGAAACAACTGGCCACACTGCGACAGGAGAAACTTTTTGGGGCGCACGAGATTCAGAGATTTAATCGTGATGCCGATGAGACCATGGCTTGGATCGCGGAGAAGGACGTTGTCTTATCGTCTGACGATTTTGGACGAGATCTTGCCAGCGTACAAACATTACAACGAAAACACGAAGGTATCGAGCGTGATTTGGCTGCTCTGGAAGACAAGGTATACACGCTGGGTGCGGAAGCTGATCGTCTCGCCGCGATTCATGAAGCTGATCATTCCAAACAGATTCAAGCTAAACGGGCTGAGATTTTACAGTCATGGGAGAGTCTTACCGCAAAAGCGAAAGAGCGACGCCTCAAACTTGACGAATCTTACTATCTACATCGGTTCTTGGCCGATTATCGCGACTTGGTGTCCTGGATGAATGATATGCGCGCCATCATTTCCGCAGACGAACTAGCGAAAGATGTGGCCGGTGCTGAGGCTTTAGTCGACCGACATCAAGAACATAAGGGAGAAATTGACGCCAGAGCCGATAGTTTTGATGCAACCACATTGGCTGGTAATAAACTTCTCGAGAAGAAGCATTATGCCTCCGAAGAAGTAGCGCGGAAATTGAACTCTCTTGCTGATGACAAATCATCTCTCTTGAGCCTGTGGGAGAAGAGACGTATCTTGTACGAGCAATGCGTAGATTTACAACTATTCTATCGTGACACCGAACAAGCGGATGCGTGGATGGCAAAACAGGAAGCGTTTCTGGCCAACGAAGACTTGGGAGATTCCCTTGACAGTGTAGAGGCACTTATCAAAAAACACGAAGACTTCGATAAATCTCTGGCAGCTCAGGAGGAGAAGATCAAGGTGCTCGACGACTTTGCTGGAAAATTAATCGAAGGCGAACATTATGCTGCAGATGACGTGGCGCAACGACGGCAATTGTTATTAGAGAGACGAGCTATTCTTCTCGAAAAGTCAGCTCAAAGACGCCGTCGCCTAGAGGATGCGTACAAGCTACAACAATTTGAGAGAGATTGCGACGAAACAAAGGGCTGGGTTAACGAGAAACTTAAGTTCGCTACTGATGACAGTTACTTGGATCCCACTAATCTGAACGGTAAAGTCCAGAAGCATCAGAACTTTGAACAGGAATTGAACGCAAATAGGACGCGCATGGAGGAGATGGTAGCCACTGGCCAAGAGCTGATCGAAAGCGATCACTATGCTGGCGATCGCATACGCACCCGCTCAGACGAAATTGCGACACTTTGGGAGAGTTTGACACGAGCTACCGAAAAGAAGGGCGCGAAATTGCAAGAGGCCTCTCAGCAGCAGCAATTCAACCGAACAGTAGAGGACATTGAACTGTGGCTCTCGGAAGTGGAGGGACAACTGATGTCGGAAGACTATGGCAAAGATCTAACCAGCGTTCAGAATTTGCAGAAGAAGCATGCGCTTCTGGAGGCCGATGTAGGTTCTCACGCGGACAGAATCGATGGTATCACTCAAGCGGCCGATCAGTTTGTCAAGTCGGGTCACTTCGACGCTGACAATATCAAAGCCAAGCAAGACCAATTGCAAGCTAGATACGCCGCCTTGCAGCGTCCTATGAGCATGAGGAAGCAGCGACTCCTGGACTCGCTTCAAGTGCAGCAACTATTCCGAGATATCGAGGATGAGGAGGCGTGGATTCGTGAGAAAGAGCCAGTTGCGGCATCCACGAATCGCGGTCGTGATCTAATCGGCGTGCAAAATCTTCAGAAGAAGCATCAGGCTGTTTTGGCTGAGATCAACAATCATGAACCGAGAGTGGCCGCAGTTTGTCAAGCGGGCTCGTCGATGTTACAAGAGGGACATTTCGCGGCCGAGGAGATCAATCAGCGACTTGCGGCTTTGGATGAACACTGGGGACAATTGAAGGATAAAGCTCGCCAACGTAAGAACGACTTGGATGACTCTTTGCAGGCGCATCAATATTTTGCCGATGCGAACGAAGCTGAATCATGGATGAAGGAGAAACGTCCTATAGTGATGAATGGCGATTACGGCAAGGATGAGGATAGTTCTGAGGCTCTTTTGAAGAAACATGAGGCCTTGGTCAGCGATCTGGAAGCATTTGCGAGTACCATTGCGGCACTGAGAGATCAAGCTGCAGCGTGCAGACAGCAAGAGACACCTACGATCGATATCACTGGCAAGGAATGTGTCGTCGCCCTTTATGACTATACTGAAAAATCGCCTAGAGAAGTATCCATGAAGAAGGGCGACACTTTGACTCTGCTCAACTCCAACAACAAGGACTGGTGGAAGGTTGAAGTAAACGATCGTCAAGGTTTCGTACCGGCAGCGTACGTGAAGCGCGTGGAACCCGAGGCGAGTCTCAGCGCGTCCCAACAGAATTTGGCTAGAGAGCAGAGCTCGATCGCCGCACGGCAGGCGCAGATCCAGGCGCAATACGATGATCTCTTGCGTTTAGCGCGCGAGCGTCAAAACAAGCTTAATGAAACAGCCAAAGCTTACGTGCTGGTGAGAGAAGCCGCTGAATTGGCCACTTGGATCAAGGACAAGGAAAATCACGCCCAGGTACAGGACGTGGGTGAGGATTTGGAACAAGTGGAGGTTATGCAAAAGAAATTCGACGATTTTCAAGCTGATCTTAAGGCGAACGAAGTGCGTTTAGCCGAGATGAATGAAATCGCCGTGCAACTGATGAGTCTCGGACAAACTGAAGCGGCATTGAAAATTCAGACACAGATTCAGGATCTGAATGAGAAGTGGACCAGCCTGCAAACACTCACGGCTGAACGAGCCAATCAGCTTGGTTCTGCTCACGAGGTGCAACGATTTCATCGTGACGTTGACGAGACGAAGGATTGGATTCGCGAAAAGGACGCGGCGCTGAACAATGATGATCTAGGCAAGGATCTGCGTAGCGTTCAGGCTTTGCAGCGCAAACACGAAGGTCTAGAGAGGGATCTGGCAGCTTTGGGAGACAAAATCAAGCAACTTGACGAGACGGCTAATCGTCTGATGCAATCGCATCCGGAGACCGCTGAGCAAACATATGCTAAACAGAAGGAGATCAATGAAGAATGGACCCAACTGACGGCTAAAGCTAACAGTAGAAAGGAAAAGCTTTTGGATTCGTATGATTTGCAACGCTTCCTCAGTGATTATCGCGACTTGATGGCCTGGATCAATTCGATGATGGGCTTAGTTGCTTCCGAAGAACTTGCATCGGATGTCACGGGCGCTGAAGCATTGCTCGAACGTCATCAG gaaCACCGGATGGAGATAGATGCTAGAGCGGGTACTTTTCAAGCGTTTGAATTATTCGGCCAACAACTATTGCAGTCTAGCCATTATGCCAGTGTTGAGATATTGGAGAAAATCGAATCTATGATTGAAGCCCGACAAGAACTAGAAAAGGCTTGGGTCCAACGACGCATGCAACTCGATCAAAATCTTGAACTGCAATTGTTCTGCAGGGATTGCGAGCAGGCAGAGAATTGGATGAGCGCGCGGGAGGCTTTCCTCAGCAGTGCAGACGCGGTGGATAGCAGTGACAACGTTGAGGCTCTCATCAAGAAACATGAAGATTTTGATAAAGCAATCAACGCTCACGAAGAGAAGATCGCTACCTTACAAACTCTGGCTGATCAATTGATCGCTGCTGAGCATTATGCCGCTAAACCTATCGATGAAAGACGATGCCAAGTATTAGATCGCTGGCGACACTTGAAGGACGCTCTTATTGAGAAGCGCTCAAAGCTAGGCGAATCGCAAACTTTGCAGCAGTTCTCTCGAGATGCTGACGAGATGGAAAATTGGATTGCCGAGAAGCTTCAATTAGCAACCGAAGAGAATTACAAAGATCCCGCCAACATTCAATCGAAACATCAGAAACATCAAGCTTTTGAAGCTGAACTGGCGGCCAATGCAGATCGAATTCAATCGGTACTTGCTATGGGAGGTAATTTAATCGAAAAGCATCAGTGTGCCGGTTCGGAAGATGCAGTTCAAAAAAGACTGGCGTCCATTGCTGATCAATGGGAATATCTTACTCAAAAGACCACAGAGAAGTCCATGAAACTGAAGGAAGCCAATAAGCAGCGTACTTATATTGCTGCTGTCAAGGATCTTGATTTCTGGCTAGGAGAAGTTGAGAGTTTGCTTACATCTGAAGATGCTGGTAAGGATTTGGCCTCGGTGCAAAATCTTATGAAGAAGCATCAACTTGTCGAGGCGGATATACAAGCGCATGAAGAGAGAATCAAGGATATGAATGCGCAGGCTGATTCGTTGATCGAGAGCGGCCAGTTCGATGCCGCCGGCATTCAGGAGAAACGTCAAAGCATAAATGAACGTTATGAGCGAATTAGGAATTTAGCAGCGCATAGACAAGCGAGACTGAATGAGGCCAATACTTTGCATCAGTTCTTCCGCGATATTGCTGATGAAGAATCTTGGATCAAGGAAAAAAAGCTTCTCGTTGGATCGGATGATTACGGCCGCGACCTTACAGGTGTGCAGAACTTAAAGAAGAAGCACAAGAGATTGGAAGCCGAACTTGGTAGTCACGAACCTGCTATCCAAGCTGTCCAAGAAGCAGGAGAGAAATTGATGGATGTTTCCAATTTGGGAGTACCCGAAATTGAGCAGCGTCTAAAACTTCTTAATCAAGCGTGGGCTGAATTGAAGCAATTAGCTGCCACTAGAGGACAGAAATTGGACGAGTCCTTGACGTATCAGCAGTTCCTCGCCAAAgtcgaagaagaagaagcctGGATTACAGAGAAGCAGCAATTACTCTCTGTCGAAGATTATGGCGATACAATGGCCGCTGTCCAAGGTCTTTTGAAGAAACACGATGCGTTCGAAACTGATTTTGCAGCTCACGGTGAACGTTGCAAGGACATTTGCGAAGCCGGCGAGACGCTGATTAAAGCTGGCAATCATCGAGCGGATGCTATCAGTCAAAGATGCGCGCAATTGCGCAACAAATTGGAACAACTCGGAGCTCTCGCGGCTCGCAGGAAGATACGCTTGAACGATAATTCGGCGTACTTGCAGTTCATGTGGAAGGCCGATGTAGTCGAATCATGGATCGCTGATAAGGAGACTCATGTGCGTTCAGAGGAATTTGGTCGAGATTTATCTACTGTGCAGACTCTACTTACGAAACAGGAGACCTTCGATGCTGGTCTTCATGCCTTTGAGCATGAAGGTATTCAGAACATTACTTCATTGAAAGAACAGCTCGTTGATTCCGGCCATGATCAAACACCCAGCATTCAGAAACGTCATGCCGATGTTATCGCTCGTTGGCAGAAACTCCTGGCCGATTCCGATTCAAGGAAACAGCGTCTATTGAGAATGCAAGATCAATTCAGGCAGATTGAAGAGCTCTATCTGACATTTGCAAAGAAAGCATCCGCTTTTAATTCTTGGTTTGAGAATGCCGAGGAAGATCTGACGGATCCTGTGCGTTGTAATAGTATCGAGGAGATTCGTGCTCTTCGTGAGGCACACGCACAGTTCCAAGCTAGCTTATCCTCGGCTGAAGCTGACTTCCAAGCCCTGGCTGCTCTTGACAGACAAATCAAGAGCTTCAACGTTGGACCGAATCCATACACATGGTTCACGATGGAAGCCTTGGAAGATACTTGGCGTAActtacagaaaataattaaagagcGCGATGTTGAACTTGCGAAAGAAGCACAGCGGCAGGAGGAGAATGATAAATTGCGTAAGGAATTCGCCAAGCATGCCAATGCCTTCCATCAGTGGCTCGCAGAAACAAG aacATCTATGATGGAAGGATCTGGATCTTTGGAACAGCAACTGGAAGCTACTAAG CGAAAAACTCA